TTGCAAGCTTTCTTTCATCAATGATTATGTGCATCTCCCTATCATCACCACCGGGGAAATTTACCTCAGCAACCCCATCAATGCGTTCAAAATATTGAATCACATTTTCATTAAAAAATGTTCTTTGCTCCCGCACACGCACGCTATCATCAAGACTAACTAGCATCATTCTAACAACAGGGCTTGTATCTTCCCCTGTTGCACGAATTACAGGACGATCTATTGCATCTGGATAACCTTTAACTTCATTAAGTTTATTGCTAACATCAAGCATTGCTTTTGTTAAATCTGTGCCGATTTTAAACTCCAGTGTTACATTAGCACGCCCACTATTTGCAAAACCTTCCATTGTTTCAAGGTTATCAATCCCCTTTAACACTTGCTCTTGTCGCTCTAAAATCTCCCTTTCAATTTCATAAGGTGTCGCACCACTCCAAGTAGTATTAACAGAAATTACAGGGCGTGTAACTTGCGGTGTAAGCTGATAAGGCATTGTCCTTAAAGATAAGATTCCAAATAAACTTAGAAGAATCATTCCTACAATCACAACAACAGGGCGATGGATTAGCGTTTTAATCATTCTTTAACCTCAGTAACACTCTCTCCATCTCTTAAACGCTCCGCCCCTACAACAATCACTCTTGCTGTAGATTTTAAACTCTCGCCCAAAGGCTCTATATACGCATTTAAACCTTGATAGCCTTTGATTGCAATCTTTATCTTTTTTGCTCTTTCATTATCTAGCACAAAAATCACATTACCATCAATCTCTGGTAAAATCGCATCGCGTGGCACTAATAGCATTTCTTCCCCTTTTACACCAAAAGAAGCACGCACTTCTAAACCTTCAATTAATTCTCCCTTTGGGTCATTCACAGAAAGTTTTAAAGGAAAAGTTCTAGCCTTAGCATCTCCTAATGGAATTAAAGCACTAACCTTTGCTTGATAATTTTGATTTGCAATTTGCACTTGTATATCATCACCAACTTTTAAAGAGCGCAAAATCTCAAAAGAAACTTCAAATGTTGCTTCAAGTGGAGTTAACTTTGCAATATTAAACACACTTGCCCCAGCACTCACCCACTCACCTTGCTTTAAAAGTTTTTGTAAAATTACGCCATCATAAGGGGCGACAATAGTCTTTTTTTGCTTTTGCGTTTTTAATAATTCTAGTCCGTTGCCAATAGATTCCATATTTCCTTTTTGCGCTTGCATATCAAACAAAATGTCTTCATATTCTTTAAAAGAAATAGACTCACTCTCATATAAAGCCTTATAGCGTGCATAATCTTTTTTTATCTTTTCATATTGCGCTTTTGCTTGTTTTAAAGCTCCCTCTTTGGAAGCTATCTCATCACACAATAAATCACTATTTAAAATTGCTAATTCCTGCCCCTTTTTTACACGCTCTCCATCACTTACAAGCACAGAATCAATAACCCCAGAAATTTCAGAAGCAAGCATTCCCCTCTCACTAAAATACAGCGAACCTACATATTGATAAGTCGGATTAAACACTCCACTTTGTAGATTGACAGCCTTTACAAGCTTTGAAGAATTTTTAGATTCTATTTTTTTAGACTCTTTAGCAGATTCTATATTGTTAGATTCTAACTTTTGGGCAGATACAGCATTAAGCGCGGAATCCTTTTTAAGCCCATAAAACACACTAAAACCCACTCCAAGCACAGCCACACACAACCAAATCAA
The Helicobacter winghamensis ATCC BAA-430 DNA segment above includes these coding regions:
- a CDS encoding efflux RND transporter periplasmic adaptor subunit, whose amino-acid sequence is MRFSKKSLIWLCVAVLGVGFSVFYGLKKDSALNAVSAQKLESNNIESAKESKKIESKNSSKLVKAVNLQSGVFNPTYQYVGSLYFSERGMLASEISGVIDSVLVSDGERVKKGQELAILNSDLLCDEIASKEGALKQAKAQYEKIKKDYARYKALYESESISFKEYEDILFDMQAQKGNMESIGNGLELLKTQKQKKTIVAPYDGVILQKLLKQGEWVSAGASVFNIAKLTPLEATFEVSFEILRSLKVGDDIQVQIANQNYQAKVSALIPLGDAKARTFPLKLSVNDPKGELIEGLEVRASFGVKGEEMLLVPRDAILPEIDGNVIFVLDNERAKKIKIAIKGYQGLNAYIEPLGESLKSTARVIVVGAERLRDGESVTEVKE